A region of the Rhinoraja longicauda isolate Sanriku21f chromosome 36, sRhiLon1.1, whole genome shotgun sequence genome:
NNNNNNNNNNNNNNNNNNNNNNNNNNNNNNNNNNNNNNNNNNNNNNNNNNNNNNNNNNNNNNNNNNNNNNNNNNNNNNNNNNNNNNNNNNNNNNNNNNtgaccgaggagccttggacccaaagcctcccctgtattggtgtagaaccttcaaccccccccccattcaatccccctcatccccctcacctccttacccaccactctcccatcgaccctgacccccactgtcacccttcccccaccgcactctctcatccccccaccaccactccaccacccctgctgtccccttccccacacccctcctccttcccgcccccactcttccctcctccccaccccaccctgccttcCTCCCCAATTCCACTatacctcccacccccactcgcactctcccccaccatcacattccccaccacccgcctatcccccactctctcctcccccaaccccactctcattctccccctttccccactctctcccccccacccccctattcTCTCCTCCCAGACCccattctcactctcccccactccctctctcatccacccttcctccccacccacgCCTCCCTCACtctatcctccccccacccccaccctcacttcccccccaccacaacccccctcccccgctgtcccccctccccaatcccactctccctcccaaccccactctctgctcctcccatttccccaccatcccctttcccccactctgtcctccacccaccccccaattctctcctccccagccccactctcactctcccccaccccctcattccccaaccactctctcccactctatcctacccccaccctcccgctccccattctctcctccccagccccactctcactcttccCCACGCCCCATCTCTCCACTCTcattctccccctttccccactctctcccccccacccccctattcTCTCCTCCCAGACCccattctcactctcccccactccctctctcatccacccttcctccccacccacgCCTCCCTCACtctatcctccccccacccccaccctcacttcccccccaccacaaccccccctcccccgctgtcccccctccccaatcccactctccctcccaaccccactctctgctcctcccatttccccaccatcccctttcccccactctgtcctccacccaccccccaattctctcctccccagccccactctcactctcccccaccccctcattccccaaccactctctcccactctatcctacccccactctccccctccccattctctcctccccagccccactctcactcttccCCACGCCCCATCTCTCCACCGCTACTACCCCACCCCCcgcctcccaccctcaccccctccaacccccaccctcctctccacccactcgccccacccccttccccactctcccctgacccccacggtctccctcccccccacgccaccccccttcccccacaacccctctctaccccccaccatccacctcccccctttcactcttactgtccccttcccccacccatcttaccccctttccctccctccccactccctcccccactccccacctccccccgacccccgctgccctccccagtcccaatccccctcccaccaccactctctcctcccccactcccccattctctcctgccgccccccacacccaccaagGTCCGGGGAGGGGCGCATTACtttgtccgggggggggggcgggcgcgACCTTATCTCACAGACGCCCGGGTCCCATTCTAACGTCACattctgaagaccttcaagaaatcggttagaaatgaaatgttttaactttaaaatctcccCCCCGGACCCCTCCCCGTCACTCTCCCCACTATCCCCTCActatcccctcactctcccctcacgcTCCCCTCACTCTCCGCTCAATCTCCCCGCACTCTCCCCACTctgtccccccactctccccctcactctcccttctttccccccactctcccctcactctccccactcaccctcactctcccctcgctcccccccactctcccctcactcccccctcactcccgctcactccccctcactctcccctcactctccccacccccactctcccctcactccccctcactccccctcactccccctcactctcccctcactctcccccccactctcccctcactctcccctcactctcccctcactctccactcactctcccatcactctcccctcactctcccccccactctcctctcactctcccctcactctcccctcactctcccctcactctcctctcactctcccctcactctccccgctcccccctctctccccctcactctccgccttgaggatgttcctctcggccccggaggagcgacgatactgtgcgatatgtcggcaggtcagccgcgacCCATCGTCCCTGCCGTGTGGcgccggagggtgttcgacgtggtccacgggctggctcacccatccatccaggCGACAAACGCACTGGTAGCTgcacggttcatgtggcacggtctacgcaagcaggttggccactgggcccgcacctccATTCGGTGCGAGACGGCGAAGTTCCAACGCCACGTCTGGGCGCCACTCCAGGAgttcggtctaccctgccggcgtttcgaccatctgcacgtggacattgtgggccagctcccaccgtcccggggcatcacccacctcctcacggtggtggaccgcttcacgcggtggccggacgccataccgctggccgacacagccacagctacatgcgctcgtgcgttggccgtgcACTGAATTGCTCGCTGCCGGTGGTCATCTTTTCGGACCgcgggccacagttcacctctgagctgtgggcGGCCATGTCTCACCTGTTGGGCGTGTGGTTGCACCACACCACttcctatcacccgcaggcaaacggcctggtggagaggttccaccggcagatgaagacagcgctgaaggtgCAACTCTCCgtcccggactggatggacgagctaacatgggtcttgctgggtatACGGACTGCACCTAAGGAGGACCAGGCCTCATCTTCAGCGGAGCTCGTGTACGGGgcaccgctcacggtgcccggggagttcgtgccctcgtcgccGGGGCAGGAGGAACCGCCCTCGTCCGCCTTACAGCGCCTTcgcgagcgagttggcaagctcgcacctgtgCCGATATCCCGCCACGGGACATTCCGCccgtacgtgccatcggccctccgggactgcgcctatatgttcctgcgccgtgacgcccactggACGCCGCTCCAGAAGCCATATGACGGCCCGTACCGGATGCTGCAGCACGGCAGACAaactttgtcttggacatgggggcccggccggaggccgtgtcaattgaccgcttaaTGCCGGCGCACTTGGGCATCGACGAatcggtgcgggttgcccagcctcggccacgaggtcgcccccctttgcgggttcCTCCACCTTTCCCACCTCCTGTCCTTCCACCTgttcctccaactgtgcctccgccggcccaagatgcccttgtattatgtgtgacttgtattaaccatctgttgttgaatctAGTCGCACAAGTAATGGTAGACGTGCAATTGTAGTGGTAcatttacaagaaggatgtggagccttTGGAGGGAATGTGGAGAAAGTAGAGAACGTTGCTTGCATTGGAGGCCatttgctacagggagagtttggacagactcGTATTCCTTTCTATGTAAGgacggaggttgtggggagatttAATACATGTACATCATATGTTGAGCATAGACGGGGTGACAgatagaacctttttccaaggatggaaacataaaattctagagggcatatattgtgagaggggcaaggtttaaaggaaatgtgacaGGCAACTTTTTTAATAGAGTGCGGTGAGTTGCTTGGATCACCCAGTCGGGTTTGGTGgctgaggtagatacgatagtggcatgtaAGCAAATGTCCGTTTTTAAATTAGTTTTTGTACAGTTATTGAGTGCGattgtttttttcttattttaGTATAACAGGAGGCAATATGATACGTTGAAAATCCTGATGCTAGTTATGCAGGTAGGAAGAGGGGATAACAGATATCAATTAGTTTTAGTATTAGAGGGTGCTGTGTATTATGGCTTAATTGGGCGTGACCAATTGCCAAGAGGCAGAAATGTTTTCGGaaattttgagaattataaggaagatgagtaggttATATTTGGGTAACCCTGGAGCTCACATACTCGGGAGCATGATGTGAAAAATTACCAcgatagaatgtagttaaaatagcgaaaactgaaacattctgctgagaagcaggcttTCTTATCAGTAGGGGgcgggggcggaggggggggggataatccTTTGTAGTTCTGgttaggttcttatctgttgtaATTCTGCGTTACTGTTGTTCTCGGTCACTGTGTTTAGCAGGCACATCTCCCAAAGGTTAACAAACGACGTCTTTTACGAGGAGACTCCATTTGGCGAGTAGAATCTAGACATTTATGTTATCTACATGTTGGGCACGGGGGAGGGAGATTTCTAAACAAGAAACGTAAGAATAAATTTAATTATTGGAAAAATAAAAGATGAAAGGTTACGGAGACATTGATTAATGACGATTGATTTCAACTCTACAAGTTTCCATTGTGTCACGAGGGCATAAAAATCCTACCGTTACTTTGGCTTGTGGAATCAGCTTGACATTGCTCAGTGTTTCACGGTGTACATTGTTATGGTTTTATTATCCCGACTTGTTCGGTAGACTCACCACTGTTGTGAGCCGTTTTATTTGGTGTCCGTGCgtatctgagtaaagtcagatatagggtacgggtagagtgaaacagaaatagaaaataaaaaggcGTTGGAAGTATTCAACATGTCATTCAGCATCCGTGGAAAAGTTTATTATCGTAAACCCTTCGTCAGATCAATGGCATGAAGTCTGTATTTGTCCGAATTAATTCTAGTGTCTGAGCTGTAAATTCACGAACACGTCCTTTGACGGAGAGAGGTATTATCGGCCAAACTTTTCATTCATTAATTGCTTAAAAGATGCCTTCACGTTCGAAGAGAATGTAAACAAACGCCTACATAAACGGTCCAAAACACGAGGGGAAAAAAAGTGAATTAATTAAAAGAGCAACAGCAGAAAATTGGAGGGCGGGGTCTTGAGGCGAGCATTTGGAACCAATTTCTCGTGTCTGGCAAGGATTAATTGCTGAAAGAAATCAAATCGACGAGGTCGTTGCGCTATTGAAAACTTTAATCAGAAATATCGAATTGTCGGGGCGAACCTCAAACGGCAAGCCTCGGACGTATTTTTGATACCAGCCTATTCACATGTCACAAACTAGAAACACCCCATTTCCGCGTGAGAATGTTCTTTCACCAGTTACTGTATATTTTAGTTGTGTTATGGGCGACGAAATTTTTCGCTGATCAACGATTAGTCAACAGGATTTATATCGGAAACCGAAAGATTCcgtctattatctgaatggtgtcaagttaggaggagggggagttcaacgagatctgggtgacctagtgcatcagtcaatgaaaggaagcatgcaggtacagcaggcagtgaagaaagccaatggaatgttggccttcgtaacaagaggagttgagtataggagcaaagaggtccttctacagttgtaccgggccctggtgagaccgcacctggagtactgtgtgcagttttggtctccaaatttgaggaaggatattcttgctatggagggcgtgcagcgtaggttcactaggttaattcccggaatggcgggactgtcgtatgttgaaaggctggagcgattgggcttgtatacactggaatttagaaggatgaggggggatcttattgaaacatataagataattaggggattggacacattagaggcagataacatgttcccaatgttgggggagtccagaacaaggggccacagtttgagaataaggggtaggccatttcgaacggagatgaggaagaactttttcagtcagagggtggtgaaggtgtggaattctctgcctcagaaggcagtggaggccagttcgttggatgctttcaagagagagctggatagagctcttaaggatagcggaatgagggggtatggggagaaggcaggaacggggtactgattgagagtgatcagccatgatcgcattgaatggcggtgctggctcgaagggctgaatggcctactcctgcacctattgtctattgtctattttctattgtcaatGCATCTGACACCAgacttagatttttagatttagatttagagatacagcgcagaaacaggcccttcggcccagcaggacccagcgatctccgcacattaacattatcctacacccactagggataatttttacatttgcccagccaattaacctataaacctgtacgtctttggagtgtgggaggaaaccgaagatctcggagaaaccccacgcaggtcacggggagaacgtacaaactccctacagtacagcacccgtagtcgggatcgaacctgagtctccggcgctgcattcgctgtaaggcagcaactctaccgctgcgccacctaagcTCTGAGTTATATTCCAGCTGTGAGTTATATTCTCCAGCTGTCCGAAAGTTTGTTCCAACGATCAATGGTCCAGTGGATTGGAATGTAATTCCACCAATGCAACATTACAACAGCAACAGGTAGCATGTGCCCACACTTTCCAAACGTGACCAAATTAAGTGAGTATACCGGGTTCCCGGATGTCAGGCGCATGCCTGCATTGACTTTATGGCATTTTACCGAAGGAACGaatttttaaagacatttattTGAACTTTCAGCCAAGTTGCAACCAGGCTTGCACGTCATCTGCATAactggccattcaatgtgagcagatATTTCACTCCATTCTTCAGCTGCTCCCTGAATTTCCTCTGtgtcagtgtatagatacacgtgttggtgcacaTACTGAGAATCTGCAACATATATCCGAACTGCTGTAGGATATATACCGGGCTGCTGAAATATCTATCGGTATAAAAGAAATTTTgtgcttgccatttcagagaatgAACCACATAGGGTATCCAAAATAATATGAAATTGCCTGATATAGCGAAGAGCAAAATCATCGATTTTCTCCGGTTCTCCACCTCTGTATCCTTCTGGTTCTCATTGCTCTTCCGAAGTCCTCTGCGGACTCTATTGGCCGCTATGACATGTCTGACAGTTAACCCATTGAACAACAGGATTAAACCGATCGGTAACAGCGGTGTTAAGATACTGTCAAGTAACTCGAAACCTTTCCATGCCGGCAAAGTGGCGTACTCCTCTGTGAAGGCGCAACGCCAAGGCATGTTGTCAATTATGACATAAGGCTCCAAGGCAAAGTAAAAGGGAACGCACCTGGCGCAGCTGGCGGCAGCCACAGTCACCATAACCACACACGCTGCCCGCTCGCTGCTGTAGCGCTCACGTAGCTTTTGACAACAGATCGCCAAGAAGCGATCGCAAGTGAAACTGACGGTGAACCAAACGGAACAGTCCATGGTTACAACCCTCAATCCAAGTGTCAGCGCGCAAACCGGAGTGATGAGCAATGAACTAGCGTAAACGTAGATGTTATTAACTTGTTCAATTAATGCAACGACGACAACGACCATGAGATCCGCTGTTGCCATTCCCACCAGGTAAcgggtgatgcatttggagagaccacattttCCCCGAGAGAGGATCACAATCGCCGTTAAATTAACTGCAAGAAATACAATAAAACGTTAGTTCCAAGTGAGCAAACACCTGATGCACTTTACTCAATTTCCGTTCGGAGAAATGCTTAGAGCGGGGCTGATTGGAGAGGCAGATGTGTCGGCAATTTGCACCAATATACCGTGGGCTACGGTGCACTGAGCACCTCAGTCATTTCGAATCGTTGCTTCAATGGAAATGAACATGTAATTGAGcatttataacattaacaacatcGAATCAGCGGCGACGGTAAGGATTGTCTGCAAAGTTCCAATTTTCTGTATTAATGAAACCCGGAGCTGGAAGAATATATGCCAGATTTGAATGCGCTTAAATGCTGAAACAATGTCAACATTTAACTGATGTGATTGACAAAAGAACCACACATCAATAACAACAAAATGCCTTAAATAAAACATGCGCTGAAGCCTGAACCTTTTTGAAGACACTCGTCAGCTGAGGTAGGATCTGGGCTGGGTATCACCGCGACTCTTCTACAGAGCAGCAAGTAGAGAAAAGAAAGAGACCtacacacagggcggcacggtgcgcAGCGTTAaacttgctgcctgacagcggcagagacccgggtttgatcctgactacgggaccttgtctgctcggagtttgtacattctccccgtgaccttattGGGGGTttccgggaactccggtttcatcccacactccaaagacgtgcaggtctgtcggctaatttgcttggtgcagttgtaaattgttcctagcgtgcgTAGGACagcgtcagtgtgcggggattgctggtcggcgctgaaTCGGTGGATCGAAagccctgtttcagcgctgtttcAGTCGCCAGTTCCAGTATCTTACCAGGAATACCAACCGCCGCAAGTACAGGATAGAAAGTGCCGGCTATGTAGTAAATTGCTGGATATCCCATTTTCCGTGTGAAGCAGCGAACAGTCGCACAGAACTTTCCAACTGTCCATCTGTATTGGTGATTGATTTAGCACACATTTATACAAGTGAGGGAATTCCACGGAGACAACTAGCGTGACTGTTTCCTCTGGCACATCAGCCACAGCCCACTGAACAAACAAGAACCGTAAACGATTTTTTCTCATTCTGCAATGAATTTCTTTCCTCCAGGGATTTCGCGAACTATGAGTTTTAATATTCTTTGTTCACATTTAAAAACAGGGAATGTTGCAAACTCTATTTCTACGACACGAGGTTAGAGTTTGTTAAACGTaactattcatagaaacatagaaaataggtccaggaggaggacattagactcttcgatccagcaccgccggtcactgtgatcatggctaatcatccacaatcagtaacctgtgcctgccttctccccatatcccttgattccactaaaccCCGAgatttctatctaactctctattacattcatccagtgcattggcctccactgccttctgtagcagagaattccataaattcacaactctgggtgaaaaagtttcttctcacctgatttagatggcctcccctttctactcagactgtggcacctggttctggactccccaaacattgggaacatttttcctgcatctcgcttgtcacggcttgtataattttatacgtctgtaTAAGATTccttctcaaccttctaaactccagtgcatacaagcccagtctttccaatctttcctcataggacagtaccgccatcccaaggattaacctcgtgaacctacgctgcactgcctcaatagcaaggacgtccttcctcaaattaggagaccaaaacggcacacaatactcaagatgtggtcccaccagggccctatacaattgcagaaggaccacttttctcctatactcaaatcctctcgttatgaaaacCAACatatcattagctttcttcaatgcctgctctacctgcgcgcttactttcagtgactggtgtacaaggacacccaggtctcgttgctgttcccgtttacctaatctgacaccattgagataataatctgtccctTTGTTTTGCCGAcgaagtggacaacctcacatttatctatattatactgcatctgccatgcatctgcccactcactcaacctgtccaagtcaacatcctcttcgcagttcacatgcTCCTctgctaacatcctcttcgcagttcacagcgccacccagctttgtgtcatgtgcaaacttTCTCGTTAGTTACTTctaatcccatcatccaaatcattaatatatattataaatagttggggccccagcactgagctttgcggcactccactcgacactgcctgccattctgaagatGGCCCAtctcttcctgtctgccaaccaattctctatccatgtcaatgccctacccccaataccaagtgctctaattttgctcatcaatctgtcgtgtgggaccttatcaaaggttttctgaaagtctacaaacactacatctactggctctccatcatccattttacttgtcacatcctcaaaatattccagaagattaaacaAGCTGGAttgccccttcataaatccatgctgaattggaCCAATCCTTTCATTGCTATCCAAATACGCCGTCACTATCtctttgataattgactccagcatcttccccacattaCGTGCCCAGTGTGATTTAGTCATATCAAGCAAAATGGATCTAAGTTTGGGAAGTAACGTTAGACCTACGCATTCATCGAAAGGGATGCTTCCACTCCACATCTTGCCACTGGGGCGTTATCATTCATAGGATCAAGTTCGCAGACGATGGTAATTAACTAATGCATGCATTTCCTGACCTCCACGCAGATATTGGAAGCACTCCGTCTGGTACACAAAATCACGTGGAGAGTTTAGCCCTTCAAGAAAGGATACAtggaaaaggctgggaactacaggcaAAGTTACTCGAGAGGATTCTGCGGTACAGGATACATAGGATAGGACATCTTCACATTtgcagatgtgaccaaaaaggttattGAGGACAGATGTTATATATTTgggcttcagcaaagcattcgagaAGGTTCCACACGACAAGGTGCTTTgggaggttagatcgcatggaatccaaggaaagatagctgaatggatagaaaattggcttcatggaaggaagcagagggtaatggtggaaggttgcttctcggactggaggcctgttgtATGCGTCCGAATTTGCTGCTTGGCTCTTTACTGTTTCTCATTTATATAAATTATTTGTATGAGAATGTGTATGGCAagactagcaaatttgcagatggtttgcACAAAAGTGGGTAggattgcagatagcgaagatggatGCCACAAttgcagcgggatcttgatcGATTTGCCAGGTGGCTGAGGACAGctggatggaatttaatgcagataaatgtgacatgttgcattttggaaagtcttacatgggcaggacctacacaatgaattgcagtgctatgcagtgttatagagcagaaggatctgggAATGCATGCACacagaatttgggaggtcatgttgcagttatggaaaacattggtaagaccacatttagACTGTGcttagttctgggcaccttgttataggaaagatgtcaagttggaaagcgttcggagaagatttacgaagatattCCCAGGGTGCGAGGGTCTgatctaaagggagaggttgagctggctgggactctattccttggagtgcgggaggatgagggctgatcttatagtgaataaaatcacgagaggaacagatcgggtagacgcacagaacttATTTCCCTCAATAAGGGAATCGAGATTCAAAGGACAGTTAAGGTGAATGGGCGGAGTTAATGGGACCTTTTCCGCACAATTGGtgaagggtgtatggaacattctGCCAGTCCAGTAAAAGTAACCCATGTGCATTTCAGAACGATGATTATCCCGTAAATATCTCCCTTTCACAACTATCTTAGATTTATCTGATGATGTGAGTTGGAACGTTGAatagacatggaaacatagaaacatagaaagtaggtacaggaggaggccacttgactcttcgaaccagcaccgccattcattgtgatcgtggttgatcatccacaatcagtaacctgtgcctgccttctccccggatccattgattccgctagccctcgaactctatgtaactctcttttaaattcatccagtgaatggcctccacggccttctgtggcagagaattccacaaattcacaactacctGGGTTTTAAAGGTTTTGTCTCatctcagaaccaggggccacagtcttagaataaaggggaggtcatttaagactgaggtgagaaaaacctttttcacccagagagttgtgaatttgtggaattctctgccacagagggcagtggaagccaaatcactggatggatttaagggagaagtagatagagctctaggggctagtggaatcgagggatattggggagaaggcaggcacggattattgattggggacgatcagccatgatcacaatgaatggcggtgctggctcgaagggccgaatggcctcctcctgtgcctattttctctgtttctatgtttctatgctcacgTCTGAgctgctcacagcaccagagacccgggttcgttcctcaccttgggtgctgtctgtgtggagtttgttgatTCTCCTGGGTGGGTTTTATctacgtgctctggtttccttccacttcccaaagagatgtgggtttgtacgttaaatggcctcagtaaattgcgcCTTGTGGtttgggtggatgagaaagtgggaacacATACAACTAGTCGGAATGGGTTATTGATGGGCAGTgtagacccggtgggtcgaaggccctgtttccatactgcatttcAAAATGAAAACTAAATAGTAGATTTCTTCTGATGCTGCACACAGAGTCACTCCTTTCGGGCACTAGTTTGCACCTTTCAAGTATCATGCTCTTAAAAATATTGAATCTTTTCTTGGCCTTAAAGGTAATGCCACAGGCGGAGGTATTGaccaatcatggagtcatagagtagagaaacaggcctttcagccctaatTATCCATGCCGACCTGTATGGCGCATCGACGCTTGTCCCAACTCCCCGCATTTTCAcccgatccctccaaacctttatttttgcatgtacctgtcctcgtgttttttttaaacgc
Encoded here:
- the LOC144610233 gene encoding putative G-protein coupled receptor 139, translating into MGYPAIYYIAGTFYPVLAAVGIPVNLTAIVILSRGKCGLSKCITRYLVGMATADLMVVVVVALIEQVNNIYVYASSLLITPVCALTLGLRVVTMDCSVWFTVSFTCDRFLAICCQKLRERYSSERAACVVMVTVAAASCARCVPFYFALEPYVIIDNMPWRCAFTEEYATLPAWKGFELLDSILTPLLPIGLILLFNGLTVRHVIAANRVRRGLRKSNENQKDTEVENRRKSMILLFAISGNFILFWIPYVVHSLKWQAQNFFYTDRYFSSPVYILQQFGYMLQILSMCTNTCIYTLTQRKFREQLKNGVKYLLTLNGQLCR